CCGAGAGCCGGGCGATGCCGAGGACCGCGCCGAGCGGCAGGGCGATGATCACCGCGAGGGCGGCGGCCTTGAGGGTGTTCTCCAGGCCCGGCCAGATGTACGTGGTCCAGGCCTCGGTGCCGGAGAAGAAGGGCTTCCACAGGGCCCACTCCAGCTGGCCCTTCTCGTCGAGGGTGCTGAACACCCACCACAGCAGGGCCGCGAGGGCGACTATGAACACCGCCGTGAAGACGATGTTGCGCCGCTTGGCACGAGGGCCCTGGGCGTCGTAGAGAACGGAACTCATCGCTTCACCGCCACCTTCTTGCCCAGCCAACCGAGGAACAGGCCGGTCGGCAGGGTCAGGACCACGAAACCGAAGGCGATGACCGCGGAGATCAGCAGCAGCTGTGCCTCGTTCTCGATCATCTCCTTCATGAGGAGCGCCGCCTCGGCTACACCGATGGCGGCAGCCACCGTGGTGTTCTTGATGAGAGCGATCAGTACGTTCGCCATGGGGACGACGGAGGAACGGAAGGCCTGGGGCAGCACCACGTGGCGCAGCACCTGTCCGAAGCTGAGCCCGATCGCCCGTGCCGCCTCCGCCTGTCCGACCGGCACCGTGTTGATGCCGGAGCGCAGGGCCTCGCACACGAAGGACGAGGTGTAGAGGATCAGGCCGAGCACAGCGAGCCGGAAGTTGATCGTCTCGACGTCGTTCGCGCCGAGGGAGACACTCAGCGTCTGGTTCAGGCCCAGCGACGTGAACAGGATGATGACGGTCAGCGGGATGTTCCGCACGGTGTTCACGTACGCGGTCCCGAAGCCGCGCATCAGCGGCACCGGCCCGACGCGCATGGCGGCCAGTGCGGTGCCCCAGATCAGGGAGCCGACGGCCGAGAGCACAGCGAGCTGCACCGTCGTCCAGAAGGCTCCCAGTAGGTCGTAATCCTTAACAAAGTCGAACACGATCTCCCGCGCTTCCGCGTGTAGGGATGCCCGCCCCCGGTGCGCCGCCCCTCCTCGGGGCGGCGCACCCCGTCAGGCTCTGGCCTCAGCTCTTGATGTCGCCGATCTTGGGCGCCGGCTCGTTCTTGTAGTTCGCCGGGCCGAAGTTGTCCTCGACGGCCTTGTCCCAGGACTTGTCGGAGACCATCTCCTCAAGGGCCGTGTTGATCTTGTCCTTGAGGTCGCTGCCCTTCTTGACGCCGATGCCGTAGTTCTCGTTCGTCAGCTTGAAGCCGCCGAGCTTGAACTTGCCCTTGAACTGCGACTGGGCGGCGTAACCGGCGAGGATCGAGTCGTCGGTGGTCAGCGCGTCGATGGCGCCGTTCTGCAGGCCGGGCAGGCAGGCCGAGTAGGTCGGGTACGGCTGGAGCTGGGCCTTGGGCGCCAGCTTGTCCTTGACGTTCTGCGCCGAGGTCGAACCCGTGACCGAGCAGAGCTTGGCGTCGTTCAGGTCCTCAGGCGACTTGATCTTGCTGTCGTCGGCGCGAAGGAGCACGTCCTGGTGCGCGAGCAGGTACGGCCCGGCGAAGTCGACCTTCTCCTGGCGCTCCGGGGTGATCGAGTACGTCGCGGCGATGAAGTCGACGTCGCCGCGCTGGAGCATGGTCTCGCGGTCGGCGCTCTTCGACTCCTTCCACTCGATCTGGTCCTCGGTGTAGCCGAGCTTCTTGGCGACGTACGTGGCGACGTCCACGTCGAAGCCGGCGTAGCCGTCCGGGGTCTTCTGGCCGAGGCCGGGCTGGTCGAACTTGATGCCGATGGTGATCTTCTTGCCGTCACCGCCGGAGGAGCCGCTGTCCTTGTCGTCGCCGCCGCACGCGGTGGCGGTCAGGGCGAGGGCGAGCACGGCGGCCGAGGCGGCGGAGACCTTGCGAAGCTTCATGGTGAACATCCTTTGGCTGTGATCAGACGATCTGGCGATCAGGCGCGGGAGACGAGGTCTCAGTGGTGAAGGATCTTCGACAGGAAGTCCTTGGCACGGTCGCTGCGCGGGTTGCTGAAGAACTGGTCCGGCGTCGCCTCTTCGACGATGCGGCCGTCGGCCATGAACACCACGCGGTTGGCCGCCGAGCGGGCGAAGCCCATCTCGTGCGTGACCACGACCATGGTCATGCCGTCACGCGCGAGCTGCTTCATGACCTCCAGGACCTCGTTGATCATCTCGGGGTCGAGAGCCGACGTCGGCTCGTCGAAGAGCATGACCTTCGGGTCCATGGCCAGCGCCCGCGCGATGGCGACGCGCTGCTGCTGACCGCCGGAGAGCTGAGCGGGGTACTTGTCCGCCTGGGCGCCCACGCCGACCCGGTCGAGCAGCGCGCGGGCCTTCTCCTCGGCCTTCTTGGCGTCGACCTTGCGGACCTTGACCTGGCCCAGGGTCACGTTCTCCAGCACCGTCTTGTGCGCGAAGAGGTTGAAGGACTGGAAGACCATGCCGACGTCGGCACGGAGCCTGGCCAGTTCCTTGCCCTCCGCGGGAAGCGGCTTGCCGTCGATCGCGATCGACCCCGAGTCGATGGTCTCCAGACGGTTGATGGTGCGGCACAGGGTGGACTTGCCGGACCCGGAGGGTCCGATGACCACGACAACTTCGCCGCGGGTGATCGTCAGGTCGATGTCCTGGAGCACGTGCAACGCGCCGAAGTGCTTGTTGACACTCTTCAGGACGACCAGTTCGTCGGTCGCGGCCTTGTCTTCCTTGGCCACCGATACTTCGGTCATCGCTCTCGGGCTCCGTCCTCCTCGGTTTCGGAGGACAGTAGTGACCGGGGCCACTGCGCGTCTCTACATCTGAGGGAGATCTGAGCATCACGATCCGATAGCAATCGGACACTGGTCGTAGCACTTGTGAGCAGGGCGCATATCGGCCGGATAACTTCGAGCGGCCGCAACCCGAAGCCCCTTGACGCGGTCCCTCTGTATCAGCGTCACTGCACAGGGCGCGCACGCGCCTGCACGCGTCTTTCGCACTTTCTACGCGACCTGGGCGTACGGCCGATGAACCGAAGGGAGCCCGGATGAGACTGCTGCTCGTCGAGGACGACAACCACGTGGCCGCCGCCCTGTCCGCGATCCTGGCACGGCACGGCTTCGACGTCACCCACGCGCGCAGCGGCGAGGAGGCGCTCCAGGCGCTCGTCCCGGAGGTCGACGGCTTCGGCGTCGTCCTTCTCGACCTCGGCCTGCCCGACCAGGACGGCTACGAGGTCTGCGGCAAGATCCGCAAGCGCACCAGCACCCCGGTCATCATGGTCACCGCCCGCTCCGACGTCCGCTCCCGCATCCACGGCCTCAACCTCGGTGCCGACGACTACGTGGTCAAGCCGTACGACACCGGGGAACTGCTCGCCCGGATCCACGCCGTCAGCCGGCGCACCGTCCAGGAGGACGCCACCGGGAGCACCGAGACCGCGGTGCGCCACGGCGCCCTGCGCATCGAGCTGCCGACCCGCCAGGTGAGCGTCGACGGCACGGCCGTCCAGCTCACCCGCAAGGAGTTCGACCTCCTCGCCCTGCTCGCCCAGCGCCCCGGCGTGGTGTTCCGCCGCGAGCAGATCATCAGCGAGGTCTGGCAGACCAGCTGGGAGGGGACCGGCCGCACCCTGGAGGTGCACGTCGCCTCCCTGCGCGCCAAGCTGCGCATGCCCGCGCTCATCGAGACCGTCCGCGGCGTCGGCTACCGCCTCGTCGCGCCCACCGGATAGCGGGGCCGGGTGAGCACACGCCTGCTCCCGCTGCTCATCGTCCTGATGGCGGCCGTACTGCTCGCGCTCGGCGTTCCGCTCGGCGTGAGCGTCGCACGCGCGGAGCAGCAGAAGGTCGTCATCGACCGCATAGACGACACCGCACGCTTCGCCGCGCTCGCCCAGTTCGTCACCGAGGACGCGCCGGGCGGCTCCCGCCCGACCAGCACGGACGAACGCCTGGAGACCCTCCAGACCGAGCTGACCAGCTACTACGAGGTCTACGGCATCAAGGCGGGCGTCTTCTACCGCAACCACATCCCGATGGCCAACGCGCCGACCACCTGGTTCCTGCCCCAGACCGGCGAGGTACGCGACTCCTTCGACGAGGCGCTGCTGAGCCGTCGCAGCCACGACCCGCGACAGGTGTGGCCCTGGCAGGACGGACAACTGGTGGTGGCCTCGCCCGTCATCCGGGACGGCGACGTGGTCGCGGTCGTCGTGACGGAGTCGCCGACCGACTCGATGCGGTCGAGCACCCTGCGTGGCTGGCTGGTGATCGGCGCCGGTGAGATCGCCGCGATGCTGCTCGCCGTCGGCGCCGCGCTCCGGCTGACCGGCTGGGTGCTCAAGCCGGTGCGGGTCCTCGACGCCACCACCCACGACATCGCCACCGGGCGGCTCAAGTCCCGGGTCGCGCCGGCCGGCGGGCCGCCGGAGCTGAGACGCCTCGCCGGGTCGTTCAACGAGATGGCCGACCACGTGGAGGACGTGCTGGAGCAGCAGCGCGCCTTCGTCGCCGACGCCTCGCACCAGTTGCGCAACCCGCTCGCGGCCCTGCTGCTGCGTATCGAACTGCTCGCCCTGGAACTGCCGGAGGGCAACGAGGAGATCGCCTCCGTCCAGACCGAGGGCAAACGCCTGGCCCGGGTCCTGGACGACCTGCTCGACCTGGCGCTGGCCGAGCACAGCCAGGCCGACCTGAAGGTCACCGACGTCGGCGCGCTGGCCGCCGAGCGGGTGGCGGCCTGGGCGCCGACGGCCGAGGCCAAGGGCGTACGGCTGGTGGGGGAGTGCCCGCCGACCACGGGCTGGGCCGACCCGGTGGCCCTCTCCAGCGCCCTGGACGCGGTCATCGACAACGCGGTGAAGTTCACGCCGCCGGAGGAGACCGTCCGGGTCGAGGTGGCCTCCACCGGGGACGCCGCCTCCGTCGTCGTCACCGACAACGGCCCCGGGCTCACCGACGAGGAGCTCGCGCGCGTGGGCGACCGTTTCTGGCGCAGCGGCCGGCACCAGAACATCAAGGGCTCGGGGCTCGGTCTGTCCATCTGCCGGGCGCTGCTCGCGGCGGGCGACGGTTCGATCTCCTTCGGCCACCACTCGCCGCACGGTCTGGTAGTGACCGTCACGGTGCCGAGGACGGGCACGGTGCTCAAGGAGCCCGAGCGGCCCTACGGCTCCGGTGGCCGGTAGACGGCAGGGCGCCTACGGCTTGACCGACCGGTAGTAGCGCCGGGCGCCCTCGTGCAGCTCCAGCGGGTCGGTGTAGATGGCGGTACGCAGATCCACCAGCTGCGCGGAGTGGACGTGCGCCCCGATGCCGTCGCGGCTGTCCAGCACGGTCCGGGTCAGCCACTCGGTGAGCCGCGGATCGACGTCCGCGCGGGTCACCAGCAGGTTGGACACCGCCATGGTGGGCACCACGGCGCCGTTCTGGACGGTGGGGTAGGCCGACTCCGGCATGTTGGTGGTGCGGTAGTAGCGGGTCGCGCCGCCCGACTCGTGCAGCTCGGTCACGAGGTCGTCGCCGATCGGCACGAACCGGAAGGCGGACGTCTCCGCGATCTGCCTGAGCCCGTCGGTCGGCACGCCGCCCGACCAGAAGAAGGCGTCCAGTTCGTCGCCGAGCCGCCCGGGGCCGGTGTCGATGCCGTCCGCGCGGGGCGTGATGTCCGTCTCCGGATCGATGCCGACGGCCTTCAGGAGCCGCGTGGCGATCAGCCGTACGCCCGAGTTGGGCAGCCCTATCGCGACCCGCTTGCCCCGCAGGTCGGCGACCGACTGGATGTCCGAGTCGGTCGGTACCACGAGCTGCACGTAGTCGTCGTAGAGGCGGGTGACCCCCCGCAGTGCCTCGGCCCCGGGACGGCCGGCCAGCTTGTACGTCTCCACCGCGTCGGCCGCGGCGATCGTGAAGTCGGCCTCCCCGGACGCGACCCGCTCGACGTTCTCCTGCGAGCCCGCGCTGGTCATCAGCCGTACGTCCAGACCCGGCATGTCCTTGCGCAGCTCGGAGCGCAGCAGCTCGCCGTACCTCTGGTAGACGCCCGCGCGGGTGCCCGTGCTGAACGTGATGCTCCCGCCCGGCGGCTTCTCACCCAGCGGCAGCAGCCACCACAGCAGCAGCCCGAGCACGACGGCACCGGCGACCGCGCCCTGGGCGGCCCGGCGCCTGCCGATACGGGAGAGCAGCGTGGACATGGGGCCGATCCTGCCAGCCCGCACCGGCACTGACCAGGGCCGAGCTCACACCGCGGCCCCGAGAGCGCGGGACCGTTGCCGGTGGCGGTCGCCAGAGTCCTCGGCATGAGCGACACCTCGCCCGCCGACCTGGTCCGCGCCTTCCACCTCGCCTTCGGGCTGGACGCCCGCAGCATCCCGACCGAGGTCTCGCCCGGCCTGGCCGCGCACAGAGGTGAGCTGCTCGCCGAGGAGGCCGCCGAGGCCGCGGAGGTGTCGGTGACGGGTCCGCTCGACCGGCTCGCGCACGAACTGGCCGACGTCGTGTACGTCGCCTACGGCACGGCACGGCCCTCGTCCACGGCATCGACCTGGACGAGGTGATCGCCGAGATCCACCGCTCCGACATGACCAAGCTCGGCCCCGACGGCAGCGTCAGCCGTCGCGCCGACGGCAAGGTCCTCAAGGACGACCACTACGAGGCACCGGACGTCTCCGCCGTCCTGCGCCGCCAGGGGTGGGCGCCACGGACGCCGGACGCGGCGGGGACACCGCAGAGACCGCAGACACTGCAGACGCCGGACATGGCCGAGCCCCCGCGCGGCTGACCCCGCCGTCAGTCGCCGACCGTCGCCTCCGCCCCCGTAGTCGCCCGGGACGCCCCGTCGGGGGCGCCGCCACCCGGGTGGTCGGGACGGTCACGGCGGCCGAACAGGCGCATCCCCAGCGGCTCGGTGAAGCGGGCCGTGAGGGGGCCGAGGACGACCAGGATGAGGACGTAGGCCGTGGCCAGCGGGCCCAGGGACGGCTCGATGCCGGCCGAGACCGCGAGACCGGCGATGACGATCGAGAACTCGCCGCGCGCCACCAGCGCCCCGCCCGCACGCCAGCGGCCCTTGACGGAGATCCCGGCGCGCCGTGCCGCCCAGTACCCGGTGGCGATCTTCGTCACCGCCGTGAGCAGGGCCAGCGCGAGGGCCGGCAGCAGGACCGGCGGAATGCTGGCCGGGTCCGTGTGCAGGCCGAAGAAGACGAAGAACACGGCGGCGAACAGGTCCCGCAGCGGGCTCAGCAGCGTGTGCGCGCCCTCCGCGACCTCCCCGGACAGCGCGATCCCCACCAGGAAGGCGCCCACCGCGGCCGACACCTGGAGCTGCTGCGCCACACCCGCGACCAGGATCGTCAGGCCGAGCACCACCAGCAGCAGCTTCTCCGGGTCGTCGCTGGAGACGAACCGCGAGATGAGCCGGCCGTAGCGCAGCGCCACGAAGAGCACCAGCCCCGCCGCGGCCAGCGCGACCGCCAGCGTGATGCTGCCGGTCATCAGCCCGGCACCGGCGACCAGCGCGGTGACGATCGGCAGGTACACCGCCATCGCCAGGTCCTCCAGGACCAGCACGCTGAGGATCACCGGCGTCTCGCGGTTGCCGACCCGGCCCAGATCGCCCAGCACCTTGGCGATGACACCGGACGACGAGATCCACGTGACGCCGGCGAGGACGACGGCCGCCACCGGGCCCCAGCCCAGCAGCAGCGCGGCGACCGCACCCGGCACCGCGTTGAGCGCGCAGTCGACGAGGCCGGCCGGATAGTGGGACTTGAGGTTCGTGACGAGGTCGCTGGCCGTGTACTCCAGGCCCAGCATCAGCAGCAGGAGGATGACACCGATCTCGGCGCCGATGGCGACGAACTCCTCGCTCGCGCCGAGCGGGAGCAGCCCGCCCTCGCCGAAGGCCAGACCGGCCAGCAGGTACAGCGGGATGGGGGAGAGCCGGTAGCGCCCGGCGAACCGGCCGAGCAGCCCCAGCCCCAGGATGATGGAACCGAACTCGATCAGGAGGACCGCGGAGTGCACCGGCTCACTCCTGCCCGAGTATCGCCGCGGCGGCGTCGACGCCCTCACGGGTGCCGATGACGATCAAGGTGTCACCACCCACGAGCCGGAAGTCCGGCGCCGGGGAGGGGATCGCCTCGGCCCGGCGCAGCACGGCCACGATCGACGCGCCGGTCTCGGTCCGCATGGACGTCTCACCCAGCAGCCGCCCGTTCCAGCGGGAGGTGGCGGACACCTCGATCCGCTCGGCGACCAGGCCCAGGTCCGTGGTGTAGAGCAGGTTGGCGCTGTGGTGCGAGGGCTTCAGCGCGTCGATCAGCGCGCCCGCCTCGGGACCGCTCAGCCGCAGCGAGTGGGCGCACGAATCGGGGTCGTCGGCCCGGTAGACGTTCACCGTGCGGGCGCCGTCGCGGTGTGCCACCACCGACAGGTGGCGGTGTTCCCGGGTCACCAGGTCGTACTGGACCCCGATACCCGGCAGCGGCGTCGCCCTCAGACGTGGTGCTGACACGAGCTGTCCCCTCATTCGTCTTGCTTCCTTTGCCGCACTTCCCGCACGTACGTGACGTGCTCACGGCCCCGCCATGCTGTCATCCGCACGTACGGTGGCGATATGGGTGTCGTGACGGATATACGCAGCCGGTCGCGGGCGCGCAGACTGGCCGCGGCGGTGTCGTGCGCGGAAGCCGGGAGGAGCGGAAAGAGGACCGTGTCGCTCTTCTGGCGGATCTTCTCGCTCAACGCCGCGGGCCTGTTCGTCGCCACCGCCCTGCTCCTGGGACCGCTCACCGTCTCGACGCCGGTCCTGCCCGGCGAGGCTCTGATCCTGCTCGTGGGCCTCGCGGCACTGCTCGCCGGGAACGCGGTCGTCCTGCGCATCGGCCTGAACCCCCTGCACCGGCTCGGCCGCGCCATGGCCACCGCCGACCTGCTGGTGCCCGGCGCCCGCCCGGCGGTCGCCGGGCCGGCGGAGGCGGCCCAGCTGATCGCCACGTACAACACGATGCTGGACCGGCTCCAGGCCGAACGGGCGGCCGGCGCCGGCCGCGCGCTCCAGGCCCAGGAGCGAGAACGCCACCGCATCGCCCGCGAACTGCACGACGAGGTCGGCCAGACCCTCACCGCCGTCCTCCTCCAGCTCAAGCGGGTCGCCGACCGGGTCCCCGGCGAGCTGCGCGAAGAGGTGTCGCTGGCGCAGGAGGCCACCCGGTCAGGCCTCGACGAGATCCGCCGCATCGCCCGCCGACTGCGCCCCGGCGTCCTGGAGGAACTCGGCCTGCCCAGCGCGCTGCGCTCCCTCGCCGCCGAGTTCACCCACCACGGGCTCTCCGTCGAGCACCACGTCCCCGGCGACCTGCCCCCGCTTGCCCCGGAGGCGGAACTGGTGCTCTACCGGGTCGCCCAGGAGGGCCTGACCAACACCGCCCGGCACGCCGCCGCCGACCACGCCGCGCT
The Streptomyces sp. NBC_01723 genome window above contains:
- a CDS encoding amino acid ABC transporter permease; translated protein: MFDFVKDYDLLGAFWTTVQLAVLSAVGSLIWGTALAAMRVGPVPLMRGFGTAYVNTVRNIPLTVIILFTSLGLNQTLSVSLGANDVETINFRLAVLGLILYTSSFVCEALRSGINTVPVGQAEAARAIGLSFGQVLRHVVLPQAFRSSVVPMANVLIALIKNTTVAAAIGVAEAALLMKEMIENEAQLLLISAVIAFGFVVLTLPTGLFLGWLGKKVAVKR
- a CDS encoding glutamate ABC transporter substrate-binding protein, with protein sequence MKLRKVSAASAAVLALALTATACGGDDKDSGSSGGDGKKITIGIKFDQPGLGQKTPDGYAGFDVDVATYVAKKLGYTEDQIEWKESKSADRETMLQRGDVDFIAATYSITPERQEKVDFAGPYLLAHQDVLLRADDSKIKSPEDLNDAKLCSVTGSTSAQNVKDKLAPKAQLQPYPTYSACLPGLQNGAIDALTTDDSILAGYAAQSQFKGKFKLGGFKLTNENYGIGVKKGSDLKDKINTALEEMVSDKSWDKAVEDNFGPANYKNEPAPKIGDIKS
- a CDS encoding amino acid ABC transporter ATP-binding protein, which translates into the protein MTEVSVAKEDKAATDELVVLKSVNKHFGALHVLQDIDLTITRGEVVVVIGPSGSGKSTLCRTINRLETIDSGSIAIDGKPLPAEGKELARLRADVGMVFQSFNLFAHKTVLENVTLGQVKVRKVDAKKAEEKARALLDRVGVGAQADKYPAQLSGGQQQRVAIARALAMDPKVMLFDEPTSALDPEMINEVLEVMKQLARDGMTMVVVTHEMGFARSAANRVVFMADGRIVEEATPDQFFSNPRSDRAKDFLSKILHH
- a CDS encoding response regulator transcription factor; translation: MRLLLVEDDNHVAAALSAILARHGFDVTHARSGEEALQALVPEVDGFGVVLLDLGLPDQDGYEVCGKIRKRTSTPVIMVTARSDVRSRIHGLNLGADDYVVKPYDTGELLARIHAVSRRTVQEDATGSTETAVRHGALRIELPTRQVSVDGTAVQLTRKEFDLLALLAQRPGVVFRREQIISEVWQTSWEGTGRTLEVHVASLRAKLRMPALIETVRGVGYRLVAPTG
- a CDS encoding HAMP domain-containing sensor histidine kinase; protein product: MSTRLLPLLIVLMAAVLLALGVPLGVSVARAEQQKVVIDRIDDTARFAALAQFVTEDAPGGSRPTSTDERLETLQTELTSYYEVYGIKAGVFYRNHIPMANAPTTWFLPQTGEVRDSFDEALLSRRSHDPRQVWPWQDGQLVVASPVIRDGDVVAVVVTESPTDSMRSSTLRGWLVIGAGEIAAMLLAVGAALRLTGWVLKPVRVLDATTHDIATGRLKSRVAPAGGPPELRRLAGSFNEMADHVEDVLEQQRAFVADASHQLRNPLAALLLRIELLALELPEGNEEIASVQTEGKRLARVLDDLLDLALAEHSQADLKVTDVGALAAERVAAWAPTAEAKGVRLVGECPPTTGWADPVALSSALDAVIDNAVKFTPPEETVRVEVASTGDAASVVVTDNGPGLTDEELARVGDRFWRSGRHQNIKGSGLGLSICRALLAAGDGSISFGHHSPHGLVVTVTVPRTGTVLKEPERPYGSGGR
- a CDS encoding TAXI family TRAP transporter solute-binding subunit translates to MSTLLSRIGRRRAAQGAVAGAVVLGLLLWWLLPLGEKPPGGSITFSTGTRAGVYQRYGELLRSELRKDMPGLDVRLMTSAGSQENVERVASGEADFTIAAADAVETYKLAGRPGAEALRGVTRLYDDYVQLVVPTDSDIQSVADLRGKRVAIGLPNSGVRLIATRLLKAVGIDPETDITPRADGIDTGPGRLGDELDAFFWSGGVPTDGLRQIAETSAFRFVPIGDDLVTELHESGGATRYYRTTNMPESAYPTVQNGAVVPTMAVSNLLVTRADVDPRLTEWLTRTVLDSRDGIGAHVHSAQLVDLRTAIYTDPLELHEGARRYYRSVKP
- a CDS encoding cation:proton antiporter, producing the protein MHSAVLLIEFGSIILGLGLLGRFAGRYRLSPIPLYLLAGLAFGEGGLLPLGASEEFVAIGAEIGVILLLLMLGLEYTASDLVTNLKSHYPAGLVDCALNAVPGAVAALLLGWGPVAAVVLAGVTWISSSGVIAKVLGDLGRVGNRETPVILSVLVLEDLAMAVYLPIVTALVAGAGLMTGSITLAVALAAAGLVLFVALRYGRLISRFVSSDDPEKLLLVVLGLTILVAGVAQQLQVSAAVGAFLVGIALSGEVAEGAHTLLSPLRDLFAAVFFVFFGLHTDPASIPPVLLPALALALLTAVTKIATGYWAARRAGISVKGRWRAGGALVARGEFSIVIAGLAVSAGIEPSLGPLATAYVLILVVLGPLTARFTEPLGMRLFGRRDRPDHPGGGAPDGASRATTGAEATVGD
- a CDS encoding cation:proton antiporter regulatory subunit, with the protein product MSAPRLRATPLPGIGVQYDLVTREHRHLSVVAHRDGARTVNVYRADDPDSCAHSLRLSGPEAGALIDALKPSHHSANLLYTTDLGLVAERIEVSATSRWNGRLLGETSMRTETGASIVAVLRRAEAIPSPAPDFRLVGGDTLIVIGTREGVDAAAAILGQE
- a CDS encoding sensor histidine kinase, coding for MGVVTDIRSRSRARRLAAAVSCAEAGRSGKRTVSLFWRIFSLNAAGLFVATALLLGPLTVSTPVLPGEALILLVGLAALLAGNAVVLRIGLNPLHRLGRAMATADLLVPGARPAVAGPAEAAQLIATYNTMLDRLQAERAAGAGRALQAQERERHRIARELHDEVGQTLTAVLLQLKRVADRVPGELREEVSLAQEATRSGLDEIRRIARRLRPGVLEELGLPSALRSLAAEFTHHGLSVEHHVPGDLPPLAPEAELVLYRVAQEGLTNTARHAAADHAALSLRPLAGGVELLVRDNGTGLGTAAEGAGIRGMRERALLIGAEIHFEPAPAGGTDVRLRVPAPPGERSADRTGDSP